From the Hymenobacter yonginensis genome, one window contains:
- a CDS encoding bifunctional UDP-N-acetylmuramoyl-tripeptide:D-alanyl-D-alanine ligase/alanine racemase, producing the protein MLDFSADLPALTSGTLLLTPPAPAPVQTLLLDSRRVGQAGGSVFFALRGPQHNGHRYLPELYQQGVRLFVVDSEADIPGGLLAYPGSGFLLVPQVLDALQVVAAAHRRQFRLPVLGITGSNGKTIVKEWLAQLLAPEERICKSPRSYNSQVGVPLSVWELNARHTLGIFEAGISEPGEMARLAAVIQPTLGLFTNLGTAHDAGFASHQEKVEEKMQLFRDVDTLFYCLDHQLIHEAAQRHLPAHRTFTWSRQHPHLAHVAVTVAEASADRTVVRVTLARPVPQEHTFTLPFADEPSVENALHALSVLLWQQVPAAEIQHRLDRLQPVAMRLEMKQALNDCYVLDDTYNNDLAGLALALDALTRQLQRGRRTLILSDVLESGLAGPDLYARVAALLRTHGVARLVGIGPEIRLHQGAFDGVEAVFYDTTEDFLRHFQPDTFRRETILVKGARRFGFERIVAAFQQKIHGTVLEVNLDALAHNLNFYRRRLQPGTRLMVMVKAFAYGSGSSEVANLLQFHRADYLAVAYTDEGVDLRQHGISLPIMVMNPSPDAFQKLRQYQLEPEIYSFERLHDYLRAAQEQLLPPIHLKLDTGMRRLGFAETDLPELTRLLRENAAHLRVASALTHLAGADEEQHNDFSRQQLAAFHRMTPVLEAVLGYPILKHALNSAGILRFPAAHADMVRLGIGLYGVEASGQEPDALQPVSTLRTTVSQVKTLPPGETVGYGRRGQAADFERRIATLAIGYADGYDRRFGNGAGEVVIRGQRAPIIGNVCMDMCMVDVTHISGAQAGDAAEIFGPSLPLPELAARIGTIPYELLTNVSERVKRVFVAE; encoded by the coding sequence ATGCTCGATTTCTCTGCCGACCTGCCCGCCCTCACCAGTGGCACCCTACTGCTGACCCCGCCCGCCCCTGCGCCCGTCCAGACCCTGCTGCTGGATAGCCGCCGCGTGGGGCAGGCCGGTGGCAGCGTGTTTTTTGCGCTGCGCGGGCCCCAGCACAACGGCCACCGCTACCTTCCCGAGCTCTACCAGCAGGGCGTGCGCCTATTTGTGGTCGACAGCGAAGCCGACATTCCCGGCGGGCTGCTGGCCTACCCCGGCAGCGGCTTTCTGCTGGTGCCGCAGGTGCTGGACGCGCTGCAGGTAGTGGCTGCTGCCCACCGCCGCCAGTTCCGGCTGCCCGTGCTGGGTATCACCGGCTCCAACGGCAAAACCATCGTGAAGGAGTGGCTGGCGCAGCTGCTGGCCCCCGAGGAGCGCATCTGCAAAAGCCCGCGCTCTTACAACTCGCAGGTGGGCGTGCCGCTGAGCGTGTGGGAGCTGAACGCCCGCCACACGCTGGGCATCTTCGAGGCCGGCATTTCCGAGCCCGGCGAAATGGCGCGGCTGGCAGCCGTTATTCAGCCCACGCTGGGTTTGTTCACCAACTTGGGCACCGCCCACGACGCCGGCTTTGCCTCTCATCAGGAGAAAGTGGAAGAGAAGATGCAGCTGTTCCGGGACGTGGATACGCTGTTCTACTGCCTCGACCACCAACTGATTCACGAAGCCGCCCAGCGCCACCTGCCCGCGCACCGCACCTTCACCTGGAGCCGCCAGCACCCGCACCTGGCCCACGTGGCCGTGACGGTGGCCGAGGCCAGCGCCGACCGCACCGTGGTGCGCGTAACGCTGGCCCGCCCCGTGCCACAGGAGCACACCTTCACACTGCCCTTCGCCGACGAGCCCAGCGTGGAAAACGCCCTGCACGCGCTGTCGGTGCTGCTGTGGCAGCAGGTGCCCGCCGCCGAAATCCAGCACCGCCTCGATAGGCTGCAGCCCGTGGCCATGCGCCTGGAGATGAAGCAGGCCCTGAACGACTGCTACGTCCTCGACGACACCTACAACAACGACCTAGCCGGCCTCGCCCTGGCCCTCGACGCCCTCACGCGCCAGCTCCAGCGCGGCCGCCGCACGCTCATCCTCTCCGACGTACTCGAATCCGGCCTCGCCGGCCCCGACCTCTACGCCCGCGTGGCCGCTTTGCTGCGCACTCACGGCGTGGCGCGCCTTGTCGGCATCGGCCCCGAAATCCGCCTGCACCAAGGCGCTTTCGATGGGGTAGAGGCTGTGTTCTACGATACCACCGAGGACTTTCTGCGCCACTTCCAGCCCGACACCTTCCGCCGCGAAACCATCCTGGTGAAGGGCGCGCGCCGCTTTGGCTTCGAGCGGATTGTGGCGGCGTTTCAGCAGAAAATCCACGGCACGGTGCTGGAAGTCAACCTCGATGCGCTGGCCCACAACCTCAACTTCTACCGCCGCCGCCTGCAGCCCGGCACCCGCCTCATGGTGATGGTGAAGGCCTTTGCCTATGGCAGCGGCTCCTCCGAAGTCGCCAACCTGCTGCAGTTTCACCGCGCCGACTACCTGGCCGTGGCCTACACCGACGAGGGCGTGGACTTGCGCCAGCACGGCATCAGCCTGCCCATCATGGTGATGAATCCCTCGCCGGATGCCTTCCAGAAGCTGCGCCAATACCAGCTGGAGCCCGAAATCTACTCCTTCGAGCGCCTGCACGACTACCTGCGTGCCGCCCAAGAGCAGCTGCTGCCGCCCATCCACCTCAAGCTCGATACCGGCATGCGCCGCCTCGGCTTCGCCGAAACCGACTTGCCCGAGCTGACCCGGCTGCTGCGCGAAAACGCTGCCCATCTGCGCGTGGCCAGCGCCCTCACCCACTTGGCCGGTGCCGATGAAGAGCAGCATAACGACTTCTCGCGGCAGCAGCTGGCCGCCTTCCACCGCATGACGCCGGTGCTGGAAGCCGTGCTCGGCTACCCCATCCTGAAGCACGCGCTCAACTCGGCCGGCATCCTGCGCTTCCCGGCCGCCCACGCCGATATGGTGCGCCTCGGTATCGGGCTGTACGGGGTGGAAGCCAGCGGCCAGGAGCCCGATGCCCTGCAGCCCGTGAGCACGCTGCGTACCACCGTGTCGCAGGTGAAAACGCTGCCGCCCGGCGAAACCGTGGGCTACGGCCGCCGCGGCCAGGCCGCCGACTTTGAGCGGCGCATTGCCACGCTGGCTATCGGCTACGCCGACGGCTACGACCGGCGCTTCGGCAACGGCGCGGGCGAGGTGGTTATCCGGGGCCAGCGCGCGCCCATCATCGGCAACGTGTGCATGGATATGTGCATGGTCGACGTCACGCACATCAGCGGCGCCCAGGCCGGCGACGCGGCCGAAATCTTCGGCCCCAGCCTGCCGCTGCCCGAGCTGGCGGCCCGCATTGGTACTATTCCCTACGAGCTGCTGACCAACGTGAGCGAGCGGGTGAAGCGCGTGTTTGTGGCCGAATAA
- a CDS encoding alpha/beta hydrolase family protein, with translation MMISTFARLTRYWLCLVLLWSMAGSAAASAPLALDGLWKGPIKMPGGELEVVFRLVSLTGGEYFATLDVPQQRVSRMAVQVQVHGDTVILAAEEAGSRFIGRLAAGGKQVTGTWYQPGHESALTLNFSPATINTAPKARLTPPYREEEVAYTNEQMNLRLGGMLTVPAGEGPFPAVVLVSDAGAHDRDGTTGDYRPMGVLADYLTRRGIAVLRFDDRGVGASAGDFSTTIASELVGDVQAGLKLLRHTAKIDTTHIGVIGHGEGGNVALLSASQPAPPAFVVTLAAYGLPGNQLVLEQQRTVLKAIGVQEFDVMAFSKQQQALQDVVLRTPDVKQAQATLVKMMRAYDSTLDTLTAKNRAIDLTSFRYSNLLRFNPGILLNKVKCPVLLLNGTADLEVQADTNLDALSLAMEKNTHVTRKKLPGVNHQFQADPANWALVNGQRQETFSPVALEAVRSWIVSHAK, from the coding sequence ATGATGATTTCTACTTTTGCGCGTCTGACCCGCTACTGGCTCTGCTTGGTGTTGCTTTGGAGTATGGCCGGATCTGCGGCTGCCTCCGCGCCGCTCGCACTCGATGGCCTCTGGAAAGGCCCCATCAAAATGCCCGGCGGCGAGTTGGAGGTGGTGTTTCGGCTGGTGAGCCTCACTGGCGGCGAATACTTTGCCACCCTCGATGTGCCGCAGCAGCGCGTGAGCCGCATGGCCGTGCAGGTACAGGTGCACGGCGACACCGTAATTCTGGCCGCCGAAGAAGCCGGCAGCCGGTTTATCGGCCGGCTGGCGGCGGGCGGCAAGCAGGTAACCGGTACCTGGTACCAGCCCGGCCACGAATCGGCCCTGACGCTGAACTTCTCCCCGGCCACCATCAACACCGCTCCCAAGGCGCGCCTCACGCCGCCCTACCGCGAGGAGGAAGTAGCTTATACCAATGAGCAGATGAACCTGCGGCTGGGCGGCATGCTCACCGTACCGGCCGGCGAAGGCCCGTTTCCGGCCGTAGTGCTGGTATCGGACGCCGGCGCCCACGACCGGGACGGCACCACCGGCGACTATCGCCCCATGGGCGTGCTGGCCGACTATCTCACGCGCCGCGGCATTGCCGTGCTGCGCTTCGACGACCGGGGTGTGGGAGCCTCTGCGGGTGACTTTTCCACTACCATTGCCAGCGAGCTGGTCGGCGACGTACAGGCCGGCCTGAAGCTCCTGCGGCACACGGCCAAAATCGACACCACGCACATCGGCGTCATCGGGCACGGGGAGGGCGGCAACGTTGCCCTGCTGTCGGCCAGCCAGCCCGCGCCGCCGGCGTTCGTTGTGACGTTGGCCGCGTACGGGCTGCCCGGCAACCAGCTGGTGCTGGAGCAGCAGCGGACGGTGCTGAAAGCCATTGGCGTGCAGGAGTTCGACGTTATGGCGTTCAGCAAGCAGCAGCAGGCGCTGCAGGACGTGGTGCTGCGCACGCCCGACGTAAAACAGGCCCAGGCCACGCTGGTGAAAATGATGCGGGCCTATGACTCGACGCTGGATACACTCACCGCGAAAAACCGCGCCATCGACCTCACGTCTTTCCGCTACAGCAACCTGCTCCGGTTCAACCCCGGCATCCTGCTCAACAAGGTGAAGTGCCCGGTGTTGCTGCTCAACGGCACTGCCGACCTAGAAGTACAGGCTGACACTAACCTGGACGCGCTGAGCCTGGCCATGGAAAAAAACACGCACGTAACCCGCAAAAAGCTGCCCGGAGTCAACCACCAGTTTCAGGCCGACCCGGCCAACTGGGCTCTGGTGAACGGCCAGCGCCAGGAAACTTTCTCACCCGTAGCCCTCGAAGCCGTGCGCAGCTGGATAGTCAGCCACGCCAAATAA
- a CDS encoding EamA family transporter, which translates to MKLSRHHLAALAAFLIWGFFPIPLRWLHGYASGQILFFRILISLLVLLLIHGLGRRAAVQTVWQQWQAAPVAERRAVAVSTGLGGVLLTSNWLLFIYVVNQVSVQAGSFAYLICPILTALLGFVLLREKLRPNQWAAIALSALSCALLGAGDLRTVGMSLIVAFTYAFYLITQRRLQGYDRLVLLTVQLALAAALILPLAPLLGAQPLAGLHDTHLLLVAALLSVVFTVLPLFLNLYALNVLPSGTVGILMYLNPIVSFALAFWYFGEAATAVQGVAYGVILASVVLYNWPAKREPSLAPSREERGN; encoded by the coding sequence TTGAAACTTTCCCGTCATCACCTGGCCGCGCTGGCCGCCTTTCTCATCTGGGGCTTCTTCCCGATTCCGCTGCGGTGGCTGCACGGCTACGCCAGCGGGCAGATTCTGTTTTTCCGCATCCTGATTTCCTTACTGGTGCTGCTGCTCATTCATGGATTGGGGCGGCGGGCGGCGGTGCAAACGGTGTGGCAGCAGTGGCAGGCGGCCCCGGTGGCGGAGCGCCGCGCGGTGGCTGTCAGCACTGGGCTGGGCGGCGTGCTGCTGACCTCCAACTGGCTGCTGTTTATCTACGTGGTGAACCAGGTGAGCGTGCAGGCCGGCTCGTTTGCCTACCTCATCTGCCCCATCCTGACGGCGCTGCTGGGCTTTGTGCTGCTGCGCGAAAAGCTGCGGCCGAACCAGTGGGCCGCCATTGCGCTGAGCGCCCTGAGCTGCGCGCTGCTGGGCGCCGGCGACCTGCGCACGGTGGGCATGAGCCTGATCGTGGCCTTCACATACGCTTTCTACCTCATCACGCAGCGCCGCCTGCAGGGCTATGACCGTCTGGTACTGCTGACGGTGCAACTGGCCTTAGCGGCCGCCCTGATCTTGCCGCTGGCCCCGCTGCTGGGCGCCCAGCCGCTGGCCGGCCTGCACGACACGCACCTGCTGCTGGTGGCGGCCCTGCTGAGCGTGGTGTTCACGGTGCTGCCGCTGTTTCTGAACCTGTACGCCCTCAACGTGCTGCCCTCGGGCACGGTGGGCATCCTGATGTACCTGAACCCGATTGTGAGCTTCGCGCTGGCGTTCTGGTATTTCGGCGAGGCCGCCACGGCGGTGCAGGGCGTGGCCTACGGCGTGATTCTAGCATCGGTGGTACTGTACAACTGGCCCGCGAAGCGGGAGCCCTCCCTTGCTCCTTCTCGGGAAGAAAGGGGGAACTAG